Proteins found in one Stigmatopora nigra isolate UIUO_SnigA chromosome 15, RoL_Snig_1.1, whole genome shotgun sequence genomic segment:
- the rfx1a gene encoding MHC class II regulatory factor RFX1a isoform X7: MATSGYVGEIQPSTPSTVVISGQPDASTTPSTTSQFLSEIQTTVVTPTVVTPTAQSVPTEQSTSISSQKPIAGSQTQSAAQNQPTQTHYVTAEIQGSPTQSGNGQSAPQYIVVTVTAEGSLHSSDSVSDSSSPPAVVQTGVPTQVVQQVQTAQQRSVVQTTSQIAKTEPSAQLSVASLQPVHISPEQQQLTPVQVQHVYTNQVQYVEGGDNNYTTSTIRSSTFPYSDTALYTQSNTGQYYEGQPTSDTQASTPGTPLTVSVTTGTTGAVSMFVAQPSSATGGGATVVSTGGTTNGSGDGTGSNGGGAGSYVIQGGYMLGSSSSSSSSSGGSAGNSQSYSHTARASPATSLAFPLPAGQVQWLLDNYETAEGVSLPRSTLYCHYLLHCQEQKLEPVNAASFGKLIRSVFMGLRTRRLGTRGNSKYHYYGLRIKAGSSLLRLMEDQQHLAMRQQPFSQKQRLKPVHKVEGMTNGTASGVGQQQLQQQTSGQVDISTQVQQYQQFLDATRTLPEFPDIDIQGKPLPEGIQLDHIKSFQLLYREHCEAILDVMVNLQFTLVETLWKSFWRFSQNQAEDATLAVHDESEKRLPKSCLVLLCKYDPVLRWSRDCDNSLYQGLVEILIPDVLRPIPSALTQAIRNFAKSLESWLTNAMMNIPEEMVRIKVTSASAFAQTLRRYTSLNHLAQAARAVLQNTAQINQMLSDLNRVDFANVQEQASWVCRCEDRVVQRLEQDFKLTLQQQNSLEQWAAWLDGVVSQVLKPHQHSPTFPKAAKLFLLKWSFYSSMVIRDLTLRSAASFGSFHLIRLLYDEYMYYLIEHRVAQAKGETPIAVMGEFASLGRGLNMLDGDKEEEEEEEEESDDEGQELSLPSDTVVLGDESLEPPAKLARTDQRVLFTTGPTDH; the protein is encoded by the exons ATGGCCACCTCAGGCTATGTTGGCGAGATCCAGCCATCAACACCATCAACTGTTGTCATATCTGGACAGCCTGATGCCAGCACCACTCCTTCAACTACATCTCAGTTCTTGTCCGAGATTCAAACCACCGTGGTCACCCCTACAGTTGTCACCCCTACTGCTCAAAGTGTACCCACAGAACAATCCACTTCAATCAGCAGCCAAAAGCCAATTGCTGGCAGTCAAACCCAGTCAGCAGCTCAAAATCAGCCCACACAGACACATTATGTGACAGCAGAAATCCAAGGCTCCCCCACACAGTCTGGAAATGGCCAAAGTGCTCCTCAGTACATCGTTGTTACCGTTACAG CAGAGGGTTCCCTTCACTCAAGTGATAGTGTCTCAGACTCCAGTTCCCCTCCAGCTGTTGTGCAGACGGGGGTACCCACACAAGTTGTTCAACAAGTCCAAACAGCCCAACAG AGGTCTGTGGTCCAGACCACCTCTCAAATAGCCAAGACTGAGCCTAGTGCACAGCTCAGTGTTGCCAGTCTACAACCAGTTCATATAAGCCCAGAG cAACAACAGCTCACACCAGTACAGGTTCAACATGTGTATACAAATCAAGTGCAGTATGTGGAAGGAGGCGATAACAACTACACCACAAGCACTAT TCGTTCCAGCACTTTCCCTTACAGTGACACAGCCTTGTATACCCAGTCCAACACTGGCCAGTACTATGAAGGTCAACCGACCTCAGACACACAGGCCTCTACCCCTGGCACACCTCTTACCGTCTCTGTGACCACCGGGACAACAGGCGCCGTGTCCATGTTTGTGGCTCAGCCTAGCAGTGCAACAGGGGGAGGGGCCACAGTGGTATCCACAGGTGGTACCACAAATGGGTCAGGGGATGGAACAGGCTCTAATGGTGGTGGTGCTGGAAGTTATGTGATCCAGGGGGGTTACATGTtgggcagcagcagcagtagcagcagtagcagcGGCGGGTCGGCTGGAAACAGTCAGAGTTACTCGCATACAGCCCGCGCCTCCCCAGCCACT TCTCTTGCTTTTCCTTTGCCTGCCGGTCAGGTACAGTGGTTGCTGGACAACTATGAGACTGCTGAAGGAGTCAGTCTGCCACGCTCAACCCTCTATTGCCATTACCTGCTACATTGCCAAGAGCAGAAGCTGGAGCCTGTTAATGCGGCTTCTTTTGGGAAACTCATTCGATCTGTTTTCATGGGATTGCGTACACGACGCCTTGGTACACG GGGCAATTCTAAATACCACTATTATGGCCTAAGAATCAAGGCAGGTTCTTCTCTTCTACGCCTGATGGAAGATCAGCAACATTTGGCTATGAGACAGCAGCCCTTTTCTCAAAAACAAAG GTTGAAGCCTGTCCATAAAGTGGAGGGAATGACCAATGGGACAGCTTCGGGAGTAGGACAGCAACAACTTCAACAGCAGACTTCTGGACAGGTGGACATCAGCACTCAGGTTCAACAGTACCAGCAGTTCCTTG ATGCAACCAGAACACTGCCAGAGTTTCCAGATATTGACATCCAAGGGAAACCGCTACCCGAGGGTATTCAACTGGATCACATAAAGAGCTTTCAATTGCTCTACAGAGAACACTGTGAG GCCATACTAGATGTGATGGTCAATCTTCAATTTACTCTAGTGGAGACCTTGTGGAAAAGCTTCTGGAGGTTCAGTCAGAATCAGGCTGAAGATGCCACATTGGCTGT TCATGATGAATCTGAGAAGCGTCTCCCAAAGTCTTGCCTGGTGCTACTGTGCAAGTATGACCCAGTGCTGCGCTGGAGCCGTGACTGTGACAACAGTTTATATCAGGGCCTGGTGGAAATCCTTATCCCTGACGTTCTCAGGCCAATCCCCA GTGCCTTAACTCAAGCCATTCGGAATTTTGCCAAAAGCCTGGAAAGCTGGCTGACCAACGCAATGATGAATATCCCTGAGGAAATGGTTCGCATCAAG GTAACATCAGCCAGTGCATTTGCCCAGACACTGCGGCGCTACACCAGTCTCAACCATCTGGCACAAGCGGCTCGTGCAGTTCTCCAGAACACTGCCCAGATCAACCAAATGCTCTCTGACCTCAATCGTGTTGACTTTGCTAATGTTCAG GAGCAGGCTTCATGGGTGTGTCGCTGTGAAGACCGTGTTGTCCAAAGACTGGAGCAAGACTTTAAACTGACTCTCCAGCAACAAAATTCATTGGAGCAATGGGCTGCATGGCTGGATGGTGTGGTCTCCCAGGTTTTAAAACCCCATCAACACAGCCCTACCTTTCCTAAGGCTGCCAAGCTATTCCTGCTCAAGTGGTCCTTTTACAG CTCCATGGTGATTCGGGACCTGACCCTACGCAGTGCTGCCAGTTTCGGCTCCTTTCACTTGATCCGCCTTCTCTATGACGAATATATGTACTACCTGATCGAGCACAGAGTAGCCCAGGCTAAAGGAGAGACCCCCATTGCCGTGATGGGAGAG TTTGCCAGTTTAGGACGAGGACTAAATATGCTGGATGGTGACAAAG aagaagaagaggaggaagaggaggaaagtGATGACGAAGGTCAGGAGCTGTCTTTGCCGTCAGACACTGTGGTGTTAGGAGACGAGTCCCTGGAGCCTCCTGCTAAACTGGCTAGAACAGACCAGAGAGTCCTCTTCACTACAGGACCAACTGACCACTAA